One segment of Engraulis encrasicolus isolate BLACKSEA-1 chromosome 7, IST_EnEncr_1.0, whole genome shotgun sequence DNA contains the following:
- the rad51d gene encoding DNA repair protein RAD51 homolog 4, translated as MVILREGICPGLNADLIQALRNVDIRTVEDLVSANLEELAQKCSVSYKALIAVRRVLLAQHAAFPVSCADLYEELLSSTAILSTGISSLDKLLDSGLYTGEITELTGGPGSGKTQVCFSTAVQISSQLKHSVIYIDTNGGMSANRLLQMLKNKSSTMEEQMAALQRIQVLRVFDVFSLLECLQNIRTDGVHMAGVGGSVKALIIDSVSAVLANMLGGKQTEGMSLMMQVAGELKTISKDLNIAVLVTNHATRDGSGQPRAGLGQSWGHVPRTRVLLQRVERAGAAPGLRSATLIKSSRQQCQVQQEFDLGSWADPKEVKAGTSGKRRLESDSPTLK; from the exons ATGGTGATCTTGAGAGAGGGTATTTGTCCTGGGCTTAATGCGGATCTTATCCAAGCCCTAAGAAATGTGGACATCAGAACAG TGGAGGATTTGGTGTCAGCCAACCTTGAGGAACTGGCCCAGAAATGCTCTGTATCCTACAAG gCCCTGATTGCTGTCCGACGGGTTCTGTTGGCCCAACATGCAGCTTTTCCTGTCTCATGTGCGGACCTGTACGAAGAGCTGCTGAGTTCAACTGCTATTCTCTCTACGGGCATTTCCAG TCTAGATAAGCTATTAGACTCCGGCCTGTACACTGGGGAGATAACTGAGCTCACTGGAGGCCCGGGAAGTGGTAAAACACAG GTTTGTTTTAGCACTGCTGTGCAAATCTCAAGCCAGCTCAAGCATAGTGTCATCTATATTGACACTAATGGAGGAATGTCTGCAAATCGTTTACTTCAAATGCTTAAAAATAAGTCCAGCACAATGGAAGAGCAG aTGGCCGCTCTTCAGCGTATTCAAGTGTTAAGAGTCTTTGATGTCTTCTCTCTGCTAGAATGTCTGCAAAATATAAGAACTGATGGAGTTCATATG GCAGGTGTTGGAGGTTCAGTGAAGGCCCTCATCATTGACTCTGTGTCAGCTGTTCTCGCTAATATGCTTGGAGGCAAACAAACTGAAG GCATGTCTTTGATGATGCAAGTTGCGGGGGAGCTAAAAACAATTTCTAAAGACCTTAACATTGCTGTTCTG GTGACAAATCATGCAACCAGGGATGGCAGTGGGCAGCCAAGAGCGGGTTTGGGCCAGTCCTGGGGTCACGTTCCGAGGACCCGTGTGCTCCTTCAGCGGGTGGAGAGAGCGGGTGCCGCCCCTGGCCTACGCTCCGCAACATTGATCAAATCATCTAGACAG CAATGCCAAGTGCAACAAGAATTTGACTTGGGAAGCTGGGCAGACCCTAAAGAAGTCAAGGCTGGGACATCAGGCAAGAGAAGATTAGAGAGTGACAGTCCTACACTGAAGTAA
- the lig3 gene encoding DNA ligase 3 — MHRVCIRKAVHTVTFLRENTILRFGWTQHFSHCTKPTPRPHWGRSPRHLNRVDFNFPFQRFGTSSRFLIQLSWPGRLSKEGQTMAEQRFCVEYAKRGTAGCKKCKDKIMKGLVRIGKIVPNPFSESAGEMKEWYHVKCMFEKLERARATTKKIEDLTELEGWEELEDDDKDLIKKHVAELAAKTNASPKKKVQAKLNTSGQLSAPPADPALNAPRKFSGFTAAKAGTSASPGPSSATKPSQSSALSAQLCDPNHKDCLLREFRKLCALVAETSSYNSKTAIIQDFLRKGSGGDKFKGDLFLTVKLLLPGVVKNVYNLNDKQIAKLFSRILNCNQDEMVRDLEQGDVSETVRIFFEDSKSFPPATKSLLTLQEVDASLTRLAQLTKEDDQANELQNIAKKCTGNDLKCYIRLVKHDLKINSGAKHVLDAVDPNAYDAFKASRNLGDVIERVLKNQQDASNGTGPRKSLTVEATLMTPVQPMLAEACKSVAMAMKKCPNGMYSEIKYDGERVQVHKNGDNFTYFSRSLKPVLPHKVAHFKEFIPQAFAGGHSMILDAEVLLIDTNTSKPLPFGTLGVHKKAAFQDACVCLFVFDCIYFNGVSLMDKPLKERRKFLHDNMVEVPNRILFSEMKHVTRAADLAEMITRVIREGLEGLVLKDIKGAYEPGKRHWLKVKKDYLNEGAMADTADLVVLGAFYGKGSNGGIMSSFLMGCYDPASKKWCTVTKCSGGYDDAMLARLQKELDVIKISKEPSKIPGWLKIVKNYYPDFLIRNPEEAPVWEITGAEFSKSEMHTADGISIRFPRMTRIRDDKDWKTATNLPQLKELFRISKERTDFEVTAGQSKDDKDDENSSGGASGGSSPPSTSQKKTPTPSKARNGAAAQAPRPKQVKSEPPSTPSPAKRKMAAEEHSSSKKVKTEPVLSHSNGQSKAKSSTTKVMEAGPEKTLLDIFSGVKLFLPQGVPDYEKLHRYFVAYDGDLVPDYDAATATHTLTDPEEDSQAQKVTANWIWECIRKRRVVPPC; from the exons ATGCATAGGGTTTGCATTCGCAAAGCCGTACACACTGTCACCTTCTTGAGAGAGAATACTATCTTGCGATTTGGCTGGACTCAACACTTCAGCCACTGCACCAAACCGACACCACGTCCTCACTGGGGCCGGAGCCCTCGTCATTTAAACCGTGTTGACTTTAACTTTCCCTTTCAGAGATTTGGTACGTCCTCAAGATTTCTTATCCAACTCTCCTGGCCAGGTAGACTCTCCAAGGAGGGGCAAACGATGGCAGAGCAAAGGTTCTGTGTGGAATACGCCAAGCGTGGCACGGCCGGCTGCAAAAAGTGCAAGGACAAGATCATGAAGGGCCTGGTCCGTATCGGCAAGATAGTGCCCAACCCCTTCAGCGAGTCTGCCGGGGAGATGAAGGAGTGGTACCACGTCAAGTGCATGTTTGAGAAACTCGAGAGGGCCCGGGCCACCACCAAAAAAATTGAAGACCTCACAGAGTTGGAAGGCTGGGAAGAACTTGAGGATGATGACAAAGATCTCATAAAGAAACATGTGGCAG AGCTTgctgccaaaaccaatgcaagcCCAAAGAAGAAAGTTCAGGCCAAGTTAAACACGAGTGGACAGCTGTCAGCACCGCCTGCCGACCCAGCCCTTAATGCGCCCAGAAAGTTCTCTGGCTTCACAG CTGCAAAGGCTGGTACCTCTGCCAGTCCTGGGCCATCGTCAGCTACCAAACCTAGCCAAAGCAGCGCCCTCTCCGCCCAGCTCTGCGACCCCAACCATAAGGACTGCCTGCTGAGGGAGTTCCGGAAGTTGTGCGCCTTGGTGGCCGAGACCTCCAGCTACAACTCCAAGACCGCGATCATCCAGGACTTCCTGAGGAAAGGCAGCGGTGGAG ATAAATTCAAAGGAGACTTGTTCCTCACCGTGAAGTTGCTACTACCAGGGGTGGTGAAGAATGTATACAACCTGAACGACAAGCAGATTGCGAAGCTGTTCAGCCGGATATTGAACTGCAACCAAGATGAGATGGTTCGCGATCTGGAGCAG GGGGATGTATCGGAAACGGTGCGGATATTTTTCGAGGACAGCAAGTCCTTCCCACCTGCGACCAAGAGTCTCCTGACCCTACAGGAAGTCGATGCGTCACTGACCCGTCTGGCTCAGCTCACCAAGGAGGACGACCAGGCCAACGAGCTTCAAAACATAGCCAAAAA ATGCACAGGAAATGACCTGAAATGCTACATCAGACTTGTGAAGCACGATTTGAAAATAAACTCTGGAGCGAAGCACGT GCTGGATGCGGTGGACCCCAATGCATATGACGCCTTCAAAGCCTCGAGGAACCTGGGTGATGTGATCGAGCGTGTGCTGAAGAACCAGCAGGATGCGTCCAACGGCACGGGCCCCCGTAAGAGCCTGACCGTGGAGGCAACCCTCATGACTCCAGTGCAACCTATGCTG GCAGAGGCCTGTAAGTCTGTGGCGATGGCCATGAAGAAGTGTCCTAACGGGATGTACTCCGAGATCAAGTACGACGGCGAGCGTGTGCAGGTCCACAAAAACGGAGACAACTTCACCTACTTCAGCCGCAGTCTCAAACCAGTGCTTCCACACAAG GTGGCACATTTCAAGGAGTTCATCCCTCAGGCGTTTGCTGGAGGTCACAGTATGATTTTGGATGCAGAGGTTCTCCTCATCGACACCAATACCAGCAAACCCCTCCCCTTCGGAACACTGGGTGTGCACAAG AAAGCTGCTTTCCaggatgcctgtgtgtgcctgtttgtctttGACTGCATTTACTTCAATGGAGTAAGCCTGATGGACAA gCCTCTTAAAGAAAGGAGGAAGTTTCTTCATGACAACATGGTGGAAGTTCCAAACAGGATCTTGTTCTCTGAAATGAAACATGTCACT AGAGCAGCGGATCTGGCTGAGATGATTACCCGTGTCATCAGAGAGGGCCTGGAAGGCTTGGTGCTGAAGGACATCAAG GGTGCGTATGAGCCAGGGAAGCGCCACTGGTTGAAGGTGAAGAAGGACTACCTGAACGAGGGGGCCATGGCTGACACTGCTGACCTGGTGGTGCTGGGAGCCTTCTACGGCAAAGGCTCAAACg GGGGAATAATGTCCAGCTTCCTGATGGGCTGTTATGACCCGGCCTCAAAGAAATGGTGCACGGTGACCAAGTGCTCCGGGGGCTACGATGACGCCATGTTGGCTAGACTTCAAAAGGAGCTGGACGTCATTAAAATCAGCAAG GAACCAAGCAAAATCCCTGGCTGGTTGAAGATCGTGAAGAACTATTACCCAGATTTCCTCATTCGCAATCCAGAG GAAGCGCCAGTGTGGGAAATCACAGGTGCAGAGTTCTCCAAGTCGGAGATGCACACGGCCGACGGGATCTCCATCCGTTTCCCTCGAATGACTCGTATCCGTGACGATAAGGACTGGAAGACTGCCACCAATCTCCCTCAGCTGAAG GAGCTGTTTCGCATATCCAAAGAGCGCACTGACTTTGAGGTGACTGCAGGCCAGTCcaaagatgacaaggatgacGAGAACTCCTCTGGCGGCGCCAGCGGTGGCAGCTCTCCACCGTCCACATCCCAGAAAAAGACGCCGACGCCCAGTAAAGCTC GGAACGGTGCTGCTGCGCAAGCCCCACGGCCCAAGCAGGTGAAATCAGAGCCTCCATCCACTCCCTCCCCAGCCAAGAGGAAAATGGCTGCTGAggaacacagcagcagcaaaaag GTGAAGACTGAACCTGTTCTCAGCCACAGCAATGGGCAGAGCAAAGCAAAGAGCAGCACCACCAAGGTGATGGAAGCGGGGCCTGAGAAG ACCCTTTTGGACATCTTCAGCGGCGTGAAGCTCTTCCTGCCTCAGGGCGTCCCAGACTACGAAAAGCTCCACCGATACTTTGTGGCCTACGATGGAGACCTAGTACCGGATTACGATGccgccaccgccacacacacgCTGACGGACCCCGAGGAAGACAGCCAGGCCCAGAAGGTAACAGCCAACTGGATCTGGGAGTGCATCCGCAAGAGGAGAGTTGTCCCTCCCTGTTGA